From Hoeflea sp. 108:
GGGCAAAACTGCTGCAATCCTGCTGGCGAGGCTGATCTTCGCCGGCGTCTTCGCCATGGCGGCCGGTTTCAAGTTCGCCGGAATGGGCAACACAGCCGGCTATATTGCCGCGGCCGGCTTTCCGTTGCCGTTGCTGCTGGCTTGGCTTGCCGCGATTTTCGAGGTTGGTCTGGTGCTGGCATTCCTCAGCGGCGCGTTCTTCTCGGAGGCGGCGCTGCTAGCTGGTGTCTATGTGATCTTTCTTGCCTTTGCCTTCCACGGCCCTGCGCACTGGCAGGGCAACCAGGCCGAGTTCGGCTTTTTCATCGATCACTTCACCTTCCTGGCCGGGCTGCTGTTCGCAGCCGCTCATGGTCCAGGCGAGGCGCTGGCCGCCAAGCTGGGCGTTCTGTGGAAGGGCAGGGCTTCCGCCATCTGAGGCGAAAGCCGGGATCGTCAGAGCAGGCTTACAGGCTTACGCCCCGCCGGTCGCCAGCAGCGACAGTGAGCGCACGTTGTCGGCGCCTTCGAGGTCGAGCAGGCGGGTCGGGTACTGGCCGGAGAAGCAGGCATCGCAATATTGCGGCTGCTCGTCGTTGCGGTTCGCCTCGCCGACTGCGCGGTAGAGACCGTCCATCGACAGGAAGCCGAGCGAGTCAACACGGATGAAGTCGGCCATCTCCTGGACGGACATGCGCGATGCCAAAAGCTTGGACTTCTCCGGCGTGTCGACACCGTAGAAGCACGAGGCGCGGGTGGGCGGCGAGGCGATGCGCATGTGCACCTCGCGGGCGCCTGCTTCACGCACCATCTGCACGATCTTCTGGCTGGTGGTGCCGCGCACGATGGAATCGTCGACCAGCACCACGCGCTTGCCTTCGATCATGCGCCGGTTGGCGTTGTGCTTGAGCTTCACGCCCATGTGGCGGATGGAATCGCCT
This genomic window contains:
- a CDS encoding DoxX family protein translates to MGKTAAILLARLIFAGVFAMAAGFKFAGMGNTAGYIAAAGFPLPLLLAWLAAIFEVGLVLAFLSGAFFSEAALLAGVYVIFLAFAFHGPAHWQGNQAEFGFFIDHFTFLAGLLFAAAHGPGEALAAKLGVLWKGRASAI